A stretch of DNA from Arctopsyche grandis isolate Sample6627 chromosome 6, ASM5162203v2, whole genome shotgun sequence:
ACAAATGCCCAGTCATAGCTTTATCATCTGTAAGTTTAATGTCTTGGCTTGCTACAATGACTGGAAATCCGCTGACCATAGCAACAGTTCCCAACATATTTACAACTTACACCACCAATATGAGTCTGATGGAGAGAGTTTACAATACTTTAATAGCCATCGTTCAAGAGGTTATGGGAAAGTGAGttcacattttaattttaaaaaattgtgttgttcctataaataaataaaccatcatgtattataataaaccaGATTAGTTTTGGCACCTTTGCAAAAGGAAAAGTACGAAATGTATATGCCCGAGGAGTCAAAGATGGTGCCATACAAAGACTTGAAAAAGCAAATCTCCATGGTTGTTGTCAATAGTCATCCTTCGGTAGGAATTGCTCGTCCTCTGCTGCCAAACACAATTGAAATTGGTGGATATCATATTGCAGAACCTGCACCATTACCCGAAGTATGTAACATATGAAGTACTCGTATCTTAAATTTTACTAGATTCCATCGTTTTATCTTGTGTAACTTCGTCAAATTGCAGGATCTGAAAAAGGTAATCGAGTCTGCAAAGCATGGAGTTATCTATTTTAGCATGGGTAGCAATTTAAAGAGCAGTGAAATGGATATCAACATGAGAAAGAGTATACTTAAAGCGTTGTCGACTTTCAAAGAAACTGTTTTGTGGAAGTTCGAAGAAGACTTGCCGGATAGACCTAAGAATGTGATTATTAGAAAGTGGATGCCTCAATCAAGTATTTTAGGTAAGTAGTTTAAATCCGTTCATTGCTTATATGTATTCGTTATAAGTTTGTATACAATATTGATCAACAAGCGggctttttacaaggctcttcttactttcacttcgCCTTTTTTTCGGGTTGTAGTTCAATTTTTCAgtgttagggcgaaaacacacagcggtgaaCGGCACATCGTGCGCATGGCTTCTCGCTGTTGGTGGTCTCctacatatcttcaaatatggtatacaccgttatcgatcactgtcaaagcaaggatatatatatgtacaagcatACAATTTTAGCCAAAATGgtccagagggtcattttggggcggggTATGCTGGGTTTTCAATGAATCTGTGCATGGCACGGctcatttttttcacatgtttaaaagtatctaaaaaaaaaaccacgtgccacattcaccactGTGTGTTTTTGCACTTATCTTATTGGCCTATTTTTCTTTAGATGCAGTTGACAGGGGctttcaatattataaaatataatatattttttaataaagtaaatcacaataaaatttaataaataaacaagtgtaCACTTACATTTAACGACATCGGTCCGTCCGTCCGTAATACACATAATTTCCAGTTTTGAACTATTCggctcctttgagagtattatttttaaataaaatgaatatcccTGGTGGCAGCTAAAAATGTCTTAAttagagaaaaaagtatttGGTTAACAGTAATTGCATAATAAAACATGAACGGGCATTGCAGGTactaataagtagaggtaggatagtcacagtgctatcaattgttcggcaaacctttaacaatgcatttacaacctttgaacaatacacggccccctcaggcttcGGTGACTACTAATAAGTATTCATTACTAAaaagcggaccaactttgcgccgttctttgttcattgttcgccgtgcaatgtttatttttatgatgaaccttttttttatgctctctagcttcgTAGTtttccctgtttcctggaaaaagtacgcttccggtcctatctCTATTCATTACAgttatttcttttcaaaaaatGCGAGAACAATATCAGTTTCTTGAAtggtattcgtcctttattagtttaaaaaaaaggttcgaaCTACACCCGAAAAAAGCCCGCGTGTCAACCAATTTTGTACAGTGAGTTCCAAGAAACAGGCCAAGCGGACAGCCACACGTGCTAGAAAGCAAGAGTACATTTCCTTACCCATTTTTCGATGAACCATCCCCAAATAATTATTGTCCTTATGCAGTAGCTAAAAGTAGCCTTATGCAGAAACACCAAAAGAGAAGCTTAGTTCACACGTAGTTTATGGATTGCGTCTCCGTCTAAATGAATCAGTTAACCTTCTtacctttaggtacatacactTATTTCTCAGGAATTCGAATAAAAGCCAAGTATGTCTCATATTTGAAGCTATATATAGCTGCACCAGATGGATttcgcggtagctgtataaatacagaaagctgtatatatatacagaaattgcaaCGAGGCGTGTAGCCGCTCGAGGACCGCCGTATAACGAATTAATGCCATATGTCaaattagcgtttttcaatttgatcaATTTGGTGTCACCCAGTGGAGACCGCACTCCCCGCACAGGCATAGCGACGCTATTACATTTCCTTGACCATTTTTCGATGAACCGTCCCCAAATAATTATTGTCCTGATGATATATTTTCAGCTCATCCGAACGTCAAACTCTTCATCTCACACGGTGGACTGTTGAGTTGTTTAGAAGCGACATACTTCGGCGTACCACTACTGGCCATTCCAATTTTTGGGGATCAATATCACAATGCAAAGACAATGTATGAAAAAGAGCAAGGCATCATGTTGACATTCGACTCCATAACCGAAGCTTCTCTGACGTCATCCATCAAAGAGACCATCACCAATCCAAAGTATATCACAGTTTCCACatagaaacaattaaaaatataaaatagatcGATACATCGAAACGAATATTATTTCAGATATACTCAAAATGCGAAAAAGTACAAGGAAATATTCCACGACAGGCCGATGAAACCGCGCGATTTGCTGGCTTATTACGTCAACCATGTCATACGCACCAATGGTGCCAAGTATTTATCTCCCCCGTCGCTGCCTCGCTGTTCTCAATTATTGCTAGATGTTGCAGTGGTTATTTTAACCCCTCTAGTGCTTGTGATGTTGTTGTTTGTATTTGTGTGTCGTAAATTATGTTGCAGATCAAAGAGCAAACAGGTGAATAAAGGAAAGAAGAACAAATAGTTTGTACGATTATTGTAAACGAcagtaaaattgtaatataacaataaaaatataattcgatATTATACTGACTTTAGTTTCACAAAtgaataattattattcaatagtGTGGAGGAGATAGagctttaaatatattattcaacaaTATGGAGGAAATAGagctttacatatattattcaataatatgAAGGAGATAGAGCTTTAAAAGGTGATTAGGGCAGAAATTTCCTGATTTATggcaaaaaatttaattttccctgtatgtagtatatttacAAGGAAAAAATATCAATGCTGGCAACACAGAGATTCTCTTCAGCCAGTTTATATACTTTAAGGGttatttgaagaaaaatatttcagaatCAGATACCGAaatatcaaagaaatcaaatatGCAAGACAAATGTCTGAATTTTTTTCAGATACCAAAGTTTGAGGATTTCTATACTTTTTTGGATTATTATAAGAATAAACATTACCTACATACCAATGTTTTCAAGTTTTCACTTATGGCAACTCCACCTACTAATAAACCGCCCCACGCCACGCATAGAAGAAATCTAAGGGTTTAAGTTCAAGATGAGGGATTTTGATCTTTCGGACTGGCCTTCAGTCTTCACAGTCACCAGACATTTAAATCCGACAGAGCATTTAtagtaaattttgaaaaataacatAAGTGAAAATAAATTCTCATCAAAAATTGATCTGTTATCAATTAATGAAGAATGGGTCAAAAACCCTTCATCAGTGTGACAACGCTTTGTTAAAAGCATTTCCAAAGGGTTCCTTtgaatttcgaaagagactttgtaaggtttgttgggagcatcgaaaactaATCAAAGGTTCTATGGAGATGTAGGAATATAgtacaacttgtgctattacgaatcaaaatcagtgatctcatcattagaggtaggatagtcacagcgctatccattgttcggcaaacctttaacaatacatttacaacctttgaacaatacacggccccctcaggctccggtgactactcatcaTCGATCCCGTATAAACATGCATAACACAAGGGCAAcgaccccttcgaccattccagaagaaagagttcgaTCGTAAAACAAACGATACCccacagtgatgtcatcaggataCTGAACACACGTGTCGTAAAAAGACATTTACTCGTGGCAAACGAACTTCATCCTAACGCTGACCCCACAGCTATAATGCACGCGCCTCGTAAATAGGTCAACGCATTGACCGAAACGACGCGCCCCATAAAACACACGTGTACCGAATGCACGTGCATCGAAAATAGGTCAACACGCATTTCTAACACatgtgtcctggaaacgaagacaaagaaTATGCGTGCGGCACGCTCCaacccagaacgtatataaagcgataCAGCAGCCGcaaacaccagagtgaacctctggagttcaaccagatcacttctccgaagctcaacctcttcgtactaataaccattgtaacaattgaacaacaatgatcctcttacaaacacaaacggtgttttcttagaccgggacacggtcaacacaCCTGTCCCGCGAACTAAAGCGACAACATTGATATcgttgaaaatgattttttttagattcaaataaatttaataataaaaaaaacaaatgaatatttactattagattagccatgttttaagctgtttatattacaaatactgagcgaagccgagtaaaaccactagtgtaattatattatacagatAAATTGTGGGTATAACgtctataatataaaatcagtGTGACGAAGCTGATTATATAG
This window harbors:
- the LOC143913529 gene encoding UDP-glucosyltransferase 2-like, which codes for MASKVFFGILLLVCISSSYVDGSKILMLCPAPSRSHHILCKGVTDTLVDNGHDVTLISAFATNTKKYTDISIPALIESQEKNGPGFHTVNMSQIEMIQLINRWQPMIIDIFYNSPEVKNLLNDKSQKFDLVIFEYFMNEVLIGFGVHYKCPVIALSSVSLMSWLATMTGNPLTIATVPNIFTTYTTNMSLMERVYNTLIAIVQEVMGKLVLAPLQKEKYEMYMPEESKMVPYKDLKKQISMVVVNSHPSVGIARPLLPNTIEIGGYHIAEPAPLPEDLKKVIESAKHGVIYFSMGSNLKSSEMDINMRKSILKALSTFKETVLWKFEEDLPDRPKNVIIRKWMPQSSILAHPNVKLFISHGGLLSCLEATYFGVPLLAIPIFGDQYHNAKTMYEKEQGIMLTFDSITEASLTSSIKETITNPKYTQNAKKYKEIFHDRPMKPRDLLAYYVNHVIRTNGAKYLSPPSLPRCSQLLLDVAVVILTPLVLVMLLFVFVCRKLCCRSKSKQVNKGKKNK